The following proteins are co-located in the Camelina sativa cultivar DH55 chromosome 12, Cs, whole genome shotgun sequence genome:
- the LOC104733044 gene encoding UDP-glycosyltransferase 76E7-like: protein MEKKNLAMRRRVVLVPAPAQGHITPMMQLARALHFKGFAITVAQTKFNYLNPSTDLSDFQFVTIPETLPESEFNNLGPGRFMVKLAKECHVSFKELLGQLLVSEEEEIACVIYDEFMYFVEPAVTEFKLRNVILSTTSASAFVCRFVVCKLYAKDGLAQLKEGSGREEELVPELDPIRYKDLPVSAFASVEYSVELFKNTCYKGTASSVIINTVRCLDMSSLEWLQQELEIPVYPIGPLHMAVTAPPTSLLEENVSCIEWLNIQRSSSVIYISLGSINSMETKEALEMASGLVSSNQNFLWVIRPGSIRGSEMSEEELFSKMITLDRGYIVKWAPQKQVLAHSAVGAFWSHCGWNSTLESLGEGVPMICRPFTADQKGNARYLECVWKVGIQVEGELERGAVERAVKRLMVDDEGIEMKRRALSLKEKLKASVLAAGSSHNSLNDFINTL, encoded by the exons atggagaagaagaatcttgcGATGAGAAGAAGGGTAGTGTTGGTTCCAGCTCCAGCACAAGGACATATAACTCCGATGATGCAACTCGCGAGAGCACTTCACTTTAAAGGTTTCGCTATTACAGTTGCTCAAACCAAGTTCAACTACTTAAACCCTTCAACTGATTTGTCTGATTTTCAGTTTGTCACCATCCCAGAGACCTTACCAGAGTCTGAGTTTAATAATCTTGGACCAGGAAGGTTTATGGTTAAGCTAGCTAAAGAGTGTCATGTTAGCTTTAAGGAGTTGTTAGGTCAGTTGTTggttagtgaagaagaagagatcgctTGTGTTATCTACGATGAGTTCATGTACTTTGTTGAACCAGCAGTTACAGAGTTTAAGCTTCGTAACGTTATTTTAAGTACTACAAGTGCATCAGCTTTTGTTTGTCGCTTCGTTGTGTGCAAACTCTATGCTAAAGATGGGTTGGCTCAACTTAAAG AAGGCAGTGGGCGAGAAGAGGAGCTAGTACCAGAGTTAGATCCTATACGGTACAAAGACCTGCCAGTTTCAGCATTTGCATCAGTAGAATATTCAGTGGAGTTGTTTAAGAATACATGTTATAAAGGGACAGCTTCCTCTGTGATAATCAACACAGTAAGGTGTTTAGATATGTCATCCTTGGAGTGGCTTCAACAAGAACTAGAAATTCCGGTGTATCCTATAGGCCCTCTTCACATGGCGGTTACAGCTCCTCCGACGAGTCTTTTAGAAGAGAACGTGAGCTGCATAGAATGGCTTAACATACAAAGGTCGAGCTCGGTGATTTATATAAGTTTGGGAAGCATAAATTCGATGGAAACTAAAGAAGCGTTGGAAATGGCTTCGGGTTTGGTTAGTAGTAACCAAAACTTCTTGTGGGTGATCCGACCAGGATCCATACGTGGTTCTGAAATGTCTGAGGAAGAGTTGTTTAGTAAGATGATAACATTGGATCGAGGTTACATTGTGAAATGGGCACCGCAGAAGCAAGTGCTTGCACATTCTGCGGTTGGAGCGTTTTGGAGccattgtggatggaactcgacTCTAGAAAGCCTTGGTGAAGGAGTTCCAATGATATGTAGGCCTTTCACTGCTGATCAAAAGGGGAATGCAAGGTACTTGGAATGTGTGTGGAAAGTAGGGATTCAAGTGGAAGGTGAGCTAGAGAGAGGAGCGGTCGAGAGAGCTGTGAAGAGGTTAATGGTTGATGATGAAGGTATTGAGATGAAGCGAAGAGCACTAAGTTTGAAAGAGAAACTCAAAGCCTCTGTTTTAGCTGCAGGCTCTTCACACAACTCACTTAATGACTTCATCAACACTTTGTGA
- the LOC104733046 gene encoding E3 ubiquitin-protein ligase SINA-like 10, translated as MARFSICCGDDGEGPSNNHQSRKRQRLPSIDEDEENVESSDAGSSGEEDEDEETQNRGRGTDSDDSDREIVTEERRFGKFVNSQSSSSNKDSSLSVTLLDPDVLDCPICCEPLKNPIFQCDNGHLACSLCCTKVRNICPSCTLPIGYVRCRAMEKVIESSRVSCPNARYGCKENTFYGNRFSHEKFCVFTPCSCPIRDCNYTGYYKDLNNHVRAEHKDDLISFMWNTRLTISLDLNEKTTILQEENDGHVIVVQVFRALHAVYVSVSCIAPSAPGVGKFSCSIAKITVDNLLKQGFMLKNIQKVKNEQPEDGFMLIPSYLLSGNENLNLQILIGHGHANAIIHS; from the exons ATGGCGAGATTCTCAATTTGCTGCGGAGACGACGGAGAAGGACCAAGCAACAATCATCAATCCCGGAAAAGACAACGACTTCCTTCaatcgatgaagatgaagaaaacgtCGAGAGCTCAGACGCCGGAAGTTCcggtgaagaagacgaagacgaagaaacaCAGAATCGAGGAAGGGGAACGGACTCTGATGACAGCGATCGTGAAATTGTGACAGAGGAGAGACGATTTGGTAAATTCGTAAATAGTCAGAGTTCGTCGTCGAACAAAGATTCGTCTCTTTCTGTAACGTTGTTGGATCCAGATGTTCTCGATTGTCCTATTTGCTGTGAGCCATTGAAGAATCCAATTTTTCag TGTGATAATGGTCATTTGGCTTGTTCTTTGTGCTGCACCAAAGTGAGGAACATATGCCCCTCATGCACATTACCCATCGGTTACGTTCGCTGCAGAGCCATGGAGAAGGTTATAGAATCATCTAGAGTCTCATGTCCAAATGCCAGATACGGGTGTAAAGAGAATACTTTCTACGGAAACCGATTTAGCCACGAGAAGTTCTGTGTTTTCACCCCTTGCTCCTGCCCCATACGTGACTGCAACTACACTGGCTATTACAAGGATCTCAACAACCACGTCCGTGCTGAACACAAAGATGACCTGATCTCGTTCATGTGGAACACTCGTTTAACCATTAGCTTGGACCTCAACGAGAAGACCACGATTCTTCAGGAAGAAAACGATGGGCATGTGATTGTAGTTCAAGTTTTCAGGGCGTTGCACGCTGTGTATGTTAGTGTCAGCTGTATTGCACCTTCGGCACCAGGAGTGGGTAAGTTTTCATGCAGTATAGCGAAGATAACCGTTGATAACTTACTGAAGCAAGGATTCATGTTGAAGAACATTCAGAAAGTGAAGAATGAACAGCCCGAAGATGGTTTTATGTTGATTCCTTCATATTTGTTGTCTGGTAATGAGAACTTGAATTTGCAGATTTTGATCGGCCATGGCCATGCCAATGCCATTATTCATTCCTGA